DNA sequence from the Marinitoga sp. 1197 genome:
TCTAATAGGATCAAAGCCAATAGTTTGGGCTAAATAAGGATTAGAATAAAGTTCATCAATAAGATCAGAAGTAGAATTAAGATTTTTAATAATTTTAATTAAAATAGCTTTAATCATAGAAACAGGAGAATAACCAGTTCTACCAACACCAGAAGCATTGCTTCGCAAAAGTTAAGAATAAAAATTATAAATTAAAGAAAATTAAATTAAATCAT
Encoded proteins:
- a CDS encoding transposase, producing the protein MRSNASGVGRTGYSPVSMIKAILIKIIKNLNSTSDLIDELYSNPYLAQTIGFDPIRNYVPAKSTFSMFRKSFDINIIYLLITDLLFKGISSGFISTEFLAVDSFPNHAAQAA